GTGCCGCTAGCCTACCAAGCTTACACCAGCGCCGCTGTGCCCGATTGGCTGAACAAAGGCGACAACGCATGGCAGATGACCGCAGCCACCCTTGTCGGGCTGCAGAGCGTGCCGGGCTTAGTAATCCTGTACGGCAGCATCGTTAAAAAGAAATGGGCCGTCAACTCCGCATTCATGGCCCTATACGCCTTCGCGGCGGTGGTTATATGCTGGGTGGTGTGGGCCTACAAGATGTCCTTCGGGGAGGAGCTCCTCCCCTTCTGGGGCAAGGCTGGCCCCGCCCTGGGACAGAAGTTCCTTATAGGCCAGGCCAGCCTGCCCGCCACCCAGCACTACTACCGCAATGGCACAGTGGAGACCGCCATGGCGACGCCCTTCTACCCGATGGCGTCGCTTGTGTGGTACCAGGGCGTGTTTGCTGCCATCACTCTTATTCTGGTGGCGGGGTCGTTGCTAGGGAGGATGAACATCAGAGCGTGGATGATGTTCGTCCCGCTCTGGCTCACCTTCTCCTACACCGTAGGAGCTTTCAGCCTCTGGGGTGGAGGCTTTCTCTACCACTGGGGTGTCATGGATTACTCCGGTGGATATGTCATCCACCTCTCTTCCGGTGTCGCCGGCATCACCGCTGCTTTTTGGGTCACTCCtctctatctatttatttttattttaggattaATTACCTATAAAATTAAGTTTCTCAGTCTCATAGTAAAGTCGTTTAACTATCCATGTCGGCATGTTAATAGACGTTTGTGACACTATTGTGCGCCAACTTAGCATCAATTTGCCTGAATAATTTGGTAAGAGTAATTGcgaatttttgaaatttcgtTATTtgtcattcatattttaagaagttttggacagaccaaaatctgatcaaactttataattttacattCAATTTCCCTTTATTTTACGTGGACTTGTATGAATTGCGAAGTTTATCAAGTCAATGAATACTTATGTGTGAGTGTTTAAGGTTTAGTTAATGACTTGTTTGTTGAAAGAAATTGTTAATGAAATGGGATTTGGTGGTGCAGGTAGGCCCTAGAACGAAGATTGATAGAGAGAGATTTCCCCCAAACAATGTGCTATTAATGCTGGCGGGGGCAGGGATGCTGTGGATGGGGTGGTCGGGGTTCAACGGCGGTGGGCCCTACAGCGCCAACATAGACTCGTCGATGGCGGTGATCAACACCAACATCTGCGCCGCCACCAGCCTCCTTGTCTGGACGTGGCTAGAcgtcatcttcttcgggaagcCCTCCGTCATCGGCGCAGTTCAGGGGATGATCACTGGCCTTGTTTGCATCACTCCGGGTGCAGGTAtaccatttctttttaatagtataatcttcttttgttatttaaaaaaaatatttctgaTAGTACTAGTGTCcgatgataaataaaaaataggaatTTCTCTTTCGAAGTAATTTAAGTTGAATTTAAGGtaaatatgtataattttgatttcgaCTAATTAAGTAACGACGTGCATGGCATGATAAGATATATACTGATTAATCTAAGTTTGCTGATCGATTTATCAAATGAAGGTGGTGTAAAAGACAAATTCCATTGACTTAAATTAGTGGTTAAATAATGCACTTTGAGTTTCATTGACTAGGATTAGTTAGTTAATTAATGCAATTTGGTTAATTAGAAAATCTTCGAACTGGGATTAGTTCGAATTACGAGATATATtttgaagaaacaaaaatttaaacattgACCCAATTCATGACAAAAACACAATACAAAAACCAtatttctcttaatttctttgaaaaaagttagacCACGTTACATTTTGTGTTAAAAACAAATGgaacaattaaattaagagaaatatgattttgagaaaaataccaaatataATCTAAATACTCCACCCGTCTCTTAAACTAGAGACTTTGGGGACAATAATGAGTTACTCCCTCGGTCTCTCATTATgtgtcccagttttccattttggtttgTCGAATATTAATTgtcccattttatttttatcacttttggtaGTAGACCATATTCAGCTAAATCATTTCTactcaaatattattataaaactaatatgtataaaaataggattcacattccattaattgTTTCACCTGACTTTTTgttaaactttttaaaacctatgtcaggtcaaagtgggacacaTATtaggggacagagggagtataaagtaaatttagtaaaattttgaaagCAACTAAAAGAAAGAGTGATTATTTCTAGGTGAGAATGGGGATAAAAActtgtaaaaatgaaaaacatgaATGTTACTAAAGGCAGTGTCTTATAAATTGTGCTACATTTACAGGGCTTGTTCAAGGGTGGGCAGCCATAGTGATGGGAGTGCTCTCCGGCAGCGTGCCGTGGTTCACAATGATGGTTGTCCACAAGAAGTGGTGGCTCCTCCAGTCCATCGACGACACCCTCGGCGTCTTCCACACCCACGCCGTTGCCGGCTACCTCGGCGGCATCCTCACCGGCCTCTTCGCCGAGCCCGTCCTCTGCTCCCTCTTCTTGCCCGTCACCAACTCCCGTGGCGGCGTCTACGGCGGGGTCGGCGGCGTCCAGATCCTCAAGCAGATCGTTGGAGGCGCGTTCATCATCGGCTGGAACATCGTCGTCACCTCCATTATCTGCGTCGCGATCGGCCTCATCATCCCGTTGCGCATGCCCGAGGAGGAGCTGCTCATTGGCGACGACGCCGTGCACGGGGAGGAGGCCTACGCTTTGTGGGGCGACGGGGAGAAGTACGACAACACCAAGCACAGTGGCACGTCGGATGATCTCACGCCGCCGCACAAGGCGTCTAGCGGAGCTACGCAGGTGGTTTGACAAAGAGGTCTATACTTATGCTTTGCTTCATGTGTGTATATGAACCTTTTCGTTTCTTCGGTCATATTTATGCcataggatttttttttacagaatTGTTAATCCGTtctttaattgaattgaattgtaTCCATTTTATACTTCAGCctcaaatatcaaattatagtGGAGCAAAATTTAAGAGGTTTGAGTTTGGTTTGTTTAATAGAAATGGACCAACTTTATCTGTCTACAAATATCCTTTTTAAACTACTTTTAATTAACTTGAGATGTAACATTAAGTTTATCTTTGCTTATACGATTggaaaacataaatttcattttacctttttcgGGAAATACAGTTtgtattagtataaaataagaaaacataaGTTACAAGTAGGGGTAGCTCATGGTaccttaaaattaaattataggaGTAACGCTACAAACTTTCCTAATCCCCATGAAGGATAGGAGAGTTAAAATGGagttacaaaattaaaatttaaaaagttaacgATTGATGGCATACACATgcgaataaaaaaatttgtgggGAAACGTATTCGGCATTagtttcaatttaataaatggTTAAGGAGTTATAACGAAAATGGAAACcggtttaatttaataaataccTCCATAAATAGATATCCAATTCTTGAAGCATAAGGTTTGGCTTTCCTCCGTTGAAGCGGCGGAGCCCAAGAAGAAGAACCACATTTTATCCCAACTTCTTCTCTATTGGATTGGattggattaattaatttgaggCCCCGTTTTGTTCCAGATCTGAAGAAATGGATATATTCCGGAAGGCAAAATCGATCAGGATGGTGAGCTACCGCGACAAATACCTAACCGCGGATGAGGACGTGGAGAGCGTGATCCAAGGCGAATACCAGCGCCCGCAATCGGTGTGGACAGTCGAATTGGTCGAATATCGCGACGCCATCCGTCTGCGGAGCTGTTTCGGAACGTATTTGACGGCCTCAAACATCCCGCTCCTCCCGGGGACGACGGCGAGGAAGGCGGTGCAGACGATGTCGCCGCCGTCGGATCCGGCGATCGAGTGGGAGCCCCTGCGCGACGGGATGCAGGTGAAGCTCCGCTCGTGCTGCGGCAACTTCCTGCGCCCTAAGGGCGGGCTGCCGCCGTGGAGGAACATCGTGACGCACGACGTGCCGCACCTCCCCAATTCGGGGAACAAGCTCCTCTGGGATGTCCACGTCGTCGAGAAACAGGCTGGATCCTTCTCGGAGGCCATGGATTCCATCATAGAATACAGGTAATTAATTCACCACAATTCAATGTTGCGTATACATACACAAACATTGAATgttggaaattttgaaaatccaCCAAATATTGTGTTATCAGGTAGGTTAGCTTCAATCTACCAACCTATATATCCTTTTGTTGTTCATGCAATTATTAACACAATTTGCTTAAAACACATTTGCTTGAGGAACATTTAATCACTAACGAATCCAGAACATAATTTTGGAGAttgaattatgtttttttttaatacattatttcACGTCTTCTCGACACTTTTACCTacaaaaatctaatttaaccCATCCAAACGGTGGTTTACGGCATCCTCTTTATCGTTTCAGATGCATGATCATTCTACGATTGAACTTAAATCGCCGATTACTCTTGAGTAGGTCATCGAAACAAGTTTTTGGTCGTGGCTgttgctccctccgtcccacataattttacacagtTTGACttagcacgggttttaagaaatgtaatagaaagttagttgaaaaaattgatgggatgtgagtcctacttttaaagtattggttttataataaaatgtgagtaggaatgagatAGTGAAATATTGGTGGGATGTgtatcctacttttaaagtattggttttataataaaatgtgagtaggaatgagttagtgaaatatggggtccactatcaaaaatggtaaaaatgaaatgagtaaaattatgcgagacggactaaaatggaatactggataaaattatgtgggacgaagggagtataattcaTCGCTGTGAATTACAAAGTCTGaagttatttaatcataactCTGCTCActcaattgaaaattaaagaaatcattttaaagaagaaaatgaatacaCTTTGAATGAATTGGAATTCATTCTCTTTCATTATCCTTTTGAGGTGCATGTCCACTTTATTAGATATGGACAGATATGGGATAATATCTAGTCATTTAATGTGGGATCCACAACTATAATAAACCTTTGTTTCTTGGCTTCCCACATCAAAGAATGTGAACAAAAGCCCTAAGCATCGACTTGCTTTATGGTTTATATACGCATTCGAATACGAACTTTTGTCGAGAAAGACAGTTGACGCCCTATAGCTTTGTGGTATTTTCCAACCTCGCTTGTGTTTATGATAAGGTCATCGTGATTCAACCATTGGTTAcactatttttatgaataagaccatctccaacatAAAATCAATCCCATTATAGGTTTTCGAAgaaaaaatacctatctttatgtttgcattaaaactatacaaaaaacttttcagattttattttattacattcaagtacaaatcattttatatttatcaaagtaagaaagaaaagggaagaaagaggggaagagagagaaggaaaaatacacaaaaacaaaaacttacgGGCACTGTTCCAACTGCTGGGAGAAGA
The genomic region above belongs to Salvia hispanica cultivar TCC Black 2014 chromosome 3, UniMelb_Shisp_WGS_1.0, whole genome shotgun sequence and contains:
- the LOC125209671 gene encoding uncharacterized protein LOC125209671: MDIFRKAKSIRMVSYRDKYLTADEDVESVIQGEYQRPQSVWTVELVEYRDAIRLRSCFGTYLTASNIPLLPGTTARKAVQTMSPPSDPAIEWEPLRDGMQVKLRSCCGNFLRPKGGLPPWRNIVTHDVPHLPNSGNKLLWDVHVVEKQAGSFSEAMDSIIEYR
- the LOC125212963 gene encoding ammonium transporter 3 member 1-like, producing the protein MAVNASAVPLAYQAYTSAAVPDWLNKGDNAWQMTAATLVGLQSVPGLVILYGSIVKKKWAVNSAFMALYAFAAVVICWVVWAYKMSFGEELLPFWGKAGPALGQKFLIGQASLPATQHYYRNGTVETAMATPFYPMASLVWYQGVFAAITLILVAGSLLGRMNIRAWMMFVPLWLTFSYTVGAFSLWGGGFLYHWGVMDYSGGYVIHLSSGVAGITAAFWVGPRTKIDRERFPPNNVLLMLAGAGMLWMGWSGFNGGGPYSANIDSSMAVINTNICAATSLLVWTWLDVIFFGKPSVIGAVQGMITGLVCITPGAGLVQGWAAIVMGVLSGSVPWFTMMVVHKKWWLLQSIDDTLGVFHTHAVAGYLGGILTGLFAEPVLCSLFLPVTNSRGGVYGGVGGVQILKQIVGGAFIIGWNIVVTSIICVAIGLIIPLRMPEEELLIGDDAVHGEEAYALWGDGEKYDNTKHSGTSDDLTPPHKASSGATQVV